From Streptomyces durmitorensis, a single genomic window includes:
- a CDS encoding SIS domain-containing protein, with protein MSRTAAEIATQPACWHRAADAASTFDGLPKPGERVAVTGCGTSWFMAIAYAALREAAGQGETDAFASSEFPAGRTYDRVVAITRSGTTTEVLELLGELKGVVPTTALTADPKTPVMDAADSVAVLDWADEESVVQTRFATTALAFLRAGLGDIPGVKSIADAAVDAELAVTEPLPASVVAAEQWTFLGRGWTYGLALEAALKMREAAGAWTESYPAMEYRHGPISITGPGRVAWMFGVLPEGLAGDVARVGGELVAREELDPLADLVRAQRLAVALAESRGFDPDRPRNLTRSVILT; from the coding sequence ATGTCGCGTACCGCAGCAGAGATAGCAACTCAGCCCGCCTGCTGGCACCGGGCGGCCGATGCCGCCTCGACCTTCGACGGACTGCCGAAGCCGGGCGAGCGGGTCGCCGTCACCGGGTGCGGGACGTCGTGGTTCATGGCCATCGCGTACGCGGCGCTGCGCGAGGCCGCCGGGCAGGGCGAGACGGACGCGTTCGCGTCGTCGGAGTTTCCCGCAGGGCGGACGTACGACCGGGTGGTCGCGATCACCCGCTCCGGCACGACGACGGAGGTTCTTGAGCTCCTCGGCGAACTGAAGGGCGTGGTCCCGACGACGGCCCTGACCGCCGACCCGAAGACGCCGGTGATGGACGCGGCCGACTCGGTGGCGGTCCTGGACTGGGCGGACGAGGAGTCGGTCGTCCAGACCCGCTTCGCCACGACCGCGCTCGCCTTCCTGCGGGCCGGGCTCGGGGACATCCCCGGCGTGAAGTCGATCGCGGATGCGGCGGTCGACGCGGAACTCGCGGTGACCGAGCCGCTGCCGGCCTCCGTGGTCGCCGCCGAGCAGTGGACGTTCCTGGGGCGTGGCTGGACGTACGGGCTCGCCCTTGAGGCCGCGCTGAAGATGCGGGAGGCGGCGGGGGCGTGGACGGAGTCGTACCCGGCGATGGAGTACCGCCACGGGCCGATCTCCATCACCGGCCCCGGCCGGGTGGCGTGGATGTTCGGCGTGCTTCCTGAGGGGCTTGCGGGGGACGTGGCCCGGGTGGGCGGGGAACTGGTCGCCCGCGAGGAGCTGGATCCCCTGGCGGACCTCGTACGCGCCCAGCGCCTTGCCGTGGCCCTGGCCGAGTCCCGTGGCTTCGACCCCGACCGCCCGCGGAACCTGACACGGAGCGTCATCCTGACCTGA